A genomic stretch from Hemicordylus capensis ecotype Gifberg chromosome 1, rHemCap1.1.pri, whole genome shotgun sequence includes:
- the FABP7 gene encoding fatty acid-binding protein, brain — MVEVFCATWKLIDSQNFDEYMKALGVGFATRQVGNVTKPTVIISQEGDKVVIRTQSTFKNTEISFKLGEEFDETTADDRNCKSVVTMDGEKLVHVQKWDGKETNFVREIKDGKMVMTLTFGDIVAVRQYEKA; from the exons ATGGTCGAGGTATTCTGTGCTACCTGGAAGCTGATTGACAGCCAGAATTTTGATGAGTACATGAAGGCACTGG GAGTTGGCTTTGCTACTCGCCAAGTGGGGAATGTTACCAAACCAACTGTGATCATCAGCCAAGAGGGAGACAAAGTGGTGATCAGGACCCAAAGCACTTTCAAGAACACAGAAATCAGTTTCAAACTGGGAGAAGAATTTGATGAAACTACTGCAGATGATAGAAACTGCAAA TCTGTTGTTACCATGGATGGAGAAAAGCTAGTTCATGTGCAGAAATGGGATGGCAAAGAGACAAACTTTGTTAGAGAAATTAAAGATGGTAAAATGGTCATG ACACTCACCTTTGGTGATATTGTTGCTGTTCGCCAGTATGAAAAAGCATAG
- the SMPDL3A gene encoding acid sphingomyelinase-like phosphodiesterase 3a isoform X1 — translation MSSRLVPGGSCSGMAGLLPAARGFALGLCGLLLLLGSVLQDPTSAAPTRGATPQVPLSAGQFWHISDLHLDPTYHITKNLTQVCASSKGVTASDPGLFGDFMCDSPYRLILSSLQYMRNSGQQASFMIWTGDSPPHVPVKELSTKIVIDIIGNLTSTIRNFFPDLQVFPALGNHDYWPQDQLPVSVNEVYNAVAEFWKPWLTDEAVSTLRKGGFYTQLFQPSTTSQPLRIISLNTVLYYSPNAMTKNMTDPADQLEWLEHTLEVAHQNKEMVYVIAHVPVGYLPYIRNITAIREHFNERLIDIFRRHSSVIAGHFFGHTHKDSIMILLDEKGNPINSMFVTPAVTPVKAIWETDSNNPGVRLYQYDPLSYSVLDLWQFYLNLTEANMKNESDWKLEYIMTKAYGIEDLKPESLYGVAKQFGEPDSKLFQIYYKQYFVSYDDANLFCGEHCKTSQICAIQYLDHSSYTSCVEHKGKSQHGVNGTVSSKDKISE, via the exons ATGAGCAGCAGGCTTGTCCCAGGAGGTTCATGCTCAGGCATGGCGGGGCTGCTACCGGCTGCGCGCGGCTTCGCTCTGGGCCTgtgcgggctgctgctgctgctgggcagcgTGCTACAGGACCCCACCAGCGCAGCACCCACCCGCGGCGCTACTCCCCAGGTGCCTTTAAGTGCGG GTCAGTTCTGGCATATCTCTGATTTGCATCTGGATCCCACCTACCATATCACTAAGAATCTCACCCAGGTCTGTGCCTCTTCCAAAGGAGTGACTGCCTCAGACCCTGGCCTGTttggagactttatgtgtgattCCCCATATCGGCTTATTTTATCATCTTTGCAGTACATGAGGAATTCAGGTCAACAGGCATCCTTCATGATATGGACAGG agACAGTCCTCCTCATGTTCCAGTGAAAGAACTCTCTACCAAGATTGTCATTGATATTATTGGTAACCTGACTTCTACCATAAGAAATTTCTTCCCAGATCTCCAAGTTTTTCCTGCATTGGGAAATCATGACTACTGGCCACAG gatCAGCTGCCAGTATCAGTCAATGAAGTTTACAATGCTGTAGCAGAGTTTTGGAAGCCTTGGCTTACTGATGAAGCGGTCAGCACATTAAGAAAAG GTGGCTTTTATACACAGCTATTTCAACCCAGCACAACATCTCAGCCTCTTCGGATAATCAGTTTAAACACAGTCTTATACTACAGTCCTAACGCTATGACTAAGAATATGACTGATCCAGCAGACCAGCTTGAATGGCTGGAACACACACTGGAGGTGGCACATCAGAACAAGGAAATG GTATATGTGATAGCACATGTTCCAGTAGGCTATCTGCCTTATATTCGAAATATTACTGCCATAAGAGAGCACTTCAATGAAAGGTTGATAGACATTTTTCGCAGGCACAGTAGTGTAATTGCTGGTCACTTTTTTGGACACACTCACAAAGACAGCATCATGATTCTTCTGGATGAAAAGG GAAACCCAATAAATTCCATGTTTGTAACACCTGCTGTGACACCAGTCAAGGCTATATGGGAGACTGACTCAAACAATCCTGGAGTGAGACTCTATCAATATGACCCCCTTTCATACAGTGTCCTG GATCTTTGGCAGTTCTACTTGAATCTCACAGAAGCCAACATGAAAAATGAATCGGATTGGAAGCTTGAATATATTATGACCAAGGCTTATGGGATTGAGGACTTAAAACCAGAAAGCTTATATGGAGTAGCAAAGCAATTTGGTGAACCAGACAGTAAACTGTTCCAAATATATTACAAACAATATTTTGTAAGTTATGATGATGCAAACTTGTTCTGTGGAGAGCACTGTAAGACCAGCCAAATCTGTGCAATCCAATATTTAGACCACTCCTCCTATACGAGTTGTGTTGAGCATAAAGGCAAATCTCAGCATGGAGTGAACGGAACTGTATCCTCCAAAGATAAAATCAGTGAATAG
- the SMPDL3A gene encoding acid sphingomyelinase-like phosphodiesterase 3a isoform X2, with protein MKGQFWHISDLHLDPTYHITKNLTQVCASSKGVTASDPGLFGDFMCDSPYRLILSSLQYMRNSGQQASFMIWTGDSPPHVPVKELSTKIVIDIIGNLTSTIRNFFPDLQVFPALGNHDYWPQDQLPVSVNEVYNAVAEFWKPWLTDEAVSTLRKGGFYTQLFQPSTTSQPLRIISLNTVLYYSPNAMTKNMTDPADQLEWLEHTLEVAHQNKEMVYVIAHVPVGYLPYIRNITAIREHFNERLIDIFRRHSSVIAGHFFGHTHKDSIMILLDEKGNPINSMFVTPAVTPVKAIWETDSNNPGVRLYQYDPLSYSVLDLWQFYLNLTEANMKNESDWKLEYIMTKAYGIEDLKPESLYGVAKQFGEPDSKLFQIYYKQYFVSYDDANLFCGEHCKTSQICAIQYLDHSSYTSCVEHKGKSQHGVNGTVSSKDKISE; from the exons ATGAAAG GTCAGTTCTGGCATATCTCTGATTTGCATCTGGATCCCACCTACCATATCACTAAGAATCTCACCCAGGTCTGTGCCTCTTCCAAAGGAGTGACTGCCTCAGACCCTGGCCTGTttggagactttatgtgtgattCCCCATATCGGCTTATTTTATCATCTTTGCAGTACATGAGGAATTCAGGTCAACAGGCATCCTTCATGATATGGACAGG agACAGTCCTCCTCATGTTCCAGTGAAAGAACTCTCTACCAAGATTGTCATTGATATTATTGGTAACCTGACTTCTACCATAAGAAATTTCTTCCCAGATCTCCAAGTTTTTCCTGCATTGGGAAATCATGACTACTGGCCACAG gatCAGCTGCCAGTATCAGTCAATGAAGTTTACAATGCTGTAGCAGAGTTTTGGAAGCCTTGGCTTACTGATGAAGCGGTCAGCACATTAAGAAAAG GTGGCTTTTATACACAGCTATTTCAACCCAGCACAACATCTCAGCCTCTTCGGATAATCAGTTTAAACACAGTCTTATACTACAGTCCTAACGCTATGACTAAGAATATGACTGATCCAGCAGACCAGCTTGAATGGCTGGAACACACACTGGAGGTGGCACATCAGAACAAGGAAATG GTATATGTGATAGCACATGTTCCAGTAGGCTATCTGCCTTATATTCGAAATATTACTGCCATAAGAGAGCACTTCAATGAAAGGTTGATAGACATTTTTCGCAGGCACAGTAGTGTAATTGCTGGTCACTTTTTTGGACACACTCACAAAGACAGCATCATGATTCTTCTGGATGAAAAGG GAAACCCAATAAATTCCATGTTTGTAACACCTGCTGTGACACCAGTCAAGGCTATATGGGAGACTGACTCAAACAATCCTGGAGTGAGACTCTATCAATATGACCCCCTTTCATACAGTGTCCTG GATCTTTGGCAGTTCTACTTGAATCTCACAGAAGCCAACATGAAAAATGAATCGGATTGGAAGCTTGAATATATTATGACCAAGGCTTATGGGATTGAGGACTTAAAACCAGAAAGCTTATATGGAGTAGCAAAGCAATTTGGTGAACCAGACAGTAAACTGTTCCAAATATATTACAAACAATATTTTGTAAGTTATGATGATGCAAACTTGTTCTGTGGAGAGCACTGTAAGACCAGCCAAATCTGTGCAATCCAATATTTAGACCACTCCTCCTATACGAGTTGTGTTGAGCATAAAGGCAAATCTCAGCATGGAGTGAACGGAACTGTATCCTCCAAAGATAAAATCAGTGAATAG
- the SMPDL3A gene encoding acid sphingomyelinase-like phosphodiesterase 3a isoform X3, translating to MCDSPYRLILSSLQYMRNSGQQASFMIWTGDSPPHVPVKELSTKIVIDIIGNLTSTIRNFFPDLQVFPALGNHDYWPQDQLPVSVNEVYNAVAEFWKPWLTDEAVSTLRKGGFYTQLFQPSTTSQPLRIISLNTVLYYSPNAMTKNMTDPADQLEWLEHTLEVAHQNKEMVYVIAHVPVGYLPYIRNITAIREHFNERLIDIFRRHSSVIAGHFFGHTHKDSIMILLDEKGNPINSMFVTPAVTPVKAIWETDSNNPGVRLYQYDPLSYSVLDLWQFYLNLTEANMKNESDWKLEYIMTKAYGIEDLKPESLYGVAKQFGEPDSKLFQIYYKQYFVSYDDANLFCGEHCKTSQICAIQYLDHSSYTSCVEHKGKSQHGVNGTVSSKDKISE from the exons atgtgtgattCCCCATATCGGCTTATTTTATCATCTTTGCAGTACATGAGGAATTCAGGTCAACAGGCATCCTTCATGATATGGACAGG agACAGTCCTCCTCATGTTCCAGTGAAAGAACTCTCTACCAAGATTGTCATTGATATTATTGGTAACCTGACTTCTACCATAAGAAATTTCTTCCCAGATCTCCAAGTTTTTCCTGCATTGGGAAATCATGACTACTGGCCACAG gatCAGCTGCCAGTATCAGTCAATGAAGTTTACAATGCTGTAGCAGAGTTTTGGAAGCCTTGGCTTACTGATGAAGCGGTCAGCACATTAAGAAAAG GTGGCTTTTATACACAGCTATTTCAACCCAGCACAACATCTCAGCCTCTTCGGATAATCAGTTTAAACACAGTCTTATACTACAGTCCTAACGCTATGACTAAGAATATGACTGATCCAGCAGACCAGCTTGAATGGCTGGAACACACACTGGAGGTGGCACATCAGAACAAGGAAATG GTATATGTGATAGCACATGTTCCAGTAGGCTATCTGCCTTATATTCGAAATATTACTGCCATAAGAGAGCACTTCAATGAAAGGTTGATAGACATTTTTCGCAGGCACAGTAGTGTAATTGCTGGTCACTTTTTTGGACACACTCACAAAGACAGCATCATGATTCTTCTGGATGAAAAGG GAAACCCAATAAATTCCATGTTTGTAACACCTGCTGTGACACCAGTCAAGGCTATATGGGAGACTGACTCAAACAATCCTGGAGTGAGACTCTATCAATATGACCCCCTTTCATACAGTGTCCTG GATCTTTGGCAGTTCTACTTGAATCTCACAGAAGCCAACATGAAAAATGAATCGGATTGGAAGCTTGAATATATTATGACCAAGGCTTATGGGATTGAGGACTTAAAACCAGAAAGCTTATATGGAGTAGCAAAGCAATTTGGTGAACCAGACAGTAAACTGTTCCAAATATATTACAAACAATATTTTGTAAGTTATGATGATGCAAACTTGTTCTGTGGAGAGCACTGTAAGACCAGCCAAATCTGTGCAATCCAATATTTAGACCACTCCTCCTATACGAGTTGTGTTGAGCATAAAGGCAAATCTCAGCATGGAGTGAACGGAACTGTATCCTCCAAAGATAAAATCAGTGAATAG